The following proteins come from a genomic window of Candidatus Saccharibacteria bacterium oral taxon 488:
- the ruvC gene encoding crossover junction endodeoxyribonuclease RuvC yields MRIIGIDPGTGILGFGVIDARQGGYRLVTAGVIKTPAHTPLDERLAEIFDGLTEIIAETRPEVMSIEKLFFARNVTTAISVAHARGVAMLTGHKAGLVISEYTPLQIKQTLTGYGKADKKQIQEMVRLNLGLSQAPKPDDCADALAAAITHAAMTRPSVV; encoded by the coding sequence ATGAGAATTATTGGCATTGATCCAGGGACTGGCATTTTGGGCTTTGGCGTGATTGACGCGAGGCAGGGCGGCTACCGGCTGGTGACGGCTGGCGTGATCAAGACGCCGGCACACACACCGCTAGACGAGCGGCTGGCGGAGATTTTTGATGGCCTGACGGAGATTATCGCTGAGACTAGACCTGAGGTGATGTCAATTGAAAAATTATTTTTTGCGCGCAACGTTACTACCGCTATTTCTGTGGCTCATGCTCGTGGTGTAGCAATGTTGACTGGGCATAAAGCGGGCCTCGTGATCAGTGAATACACGCCGCTACAGATTAAACAGACGCTAACTGGCTATGGCAAGGCTGATAAAAAGCAGATCCAAGAAATGGTACGCCTCAACCTAGGCCTTAGCCAGGCGCCTAAGCCAGATGACTGCGCCGACGCGCTCGCGGCGGCCATCACTCACGCAGCGATGACGCGCCCCAGCGTGGTATAA
- a CDS encoding YebC/PmpR family DNA-binding transcriptional regulator produces the protein MAGHSKWATTHRQKAIVDAKRGAIFTKLGNQIAIAARGGTDPTLNASLAMAIEKAKAANMPSANIQRAIDRVADKSAAALEEIAYEGYGPGGVGIIIETATDNRNRTLPEVKTALVKNGGRIADAGSVAFQFTRKGVITVEGTGEELLLQVLDAGAEDAVEEDGEIIVYTELKDLASVRNQLAEQGLKVKDAELRYIANTPVEIADMETAQKLMKVVDALDDLDDVVNVHTNADITAE, from the coding sequence ATGGCAGGACACAGTAAATGGGCGACGACACACCGGCAGAAAGCGATTGTTGATGCAAAGCGTGGTGCGATTTTCACGAAATTGGGTAATCAAATTGCAATTGCGGCGCGTGGCGGTACCGATCCGACATTGAATGCAAGTTTAGCAATGGCCATTGAAAAAGCCAAGGCAGCCAACATGCCGAGTGCTAACATTCAGCGGGCGATTGACCGCGTGGCTGATAAAAGCGCGGCGGCACTGGAGGAAATTGCCTATGAAGGCTATGGTCCTGGCGGCGTCGGCATCATCATTGAGACGGCGACCGACAACCGTAACCGTACCTTGCCAGAAGTCAAAACGGCGTTGGTGAAGAACGGCGGGCGCATCGCTGACGCTGGTAGTGTGGCGTTTCAATTTACTCGCAAGGGTGTGATCACCGTAGAGGGCACGGGCGAAGAATTGCTACTGCAAGTGCTGGATGCTGGTGCTGAAGATGCGGTCGAGGAAGACGGCGAGATCATTGTTTACACGGAGTTGAAGGATTTGGCGAGTGTTAGAAATCAGTTGGCTGAACAGGGTTTGAAGGTGAAAGACGCCGAGCTGCGCTACATCGCTAACACGCCAGTTGAGATTGCTGATATGGAAACCGCACAGAAATTGATGAAGGTAGTTGATGCGCTGGACGACTTGGACGACGTGGTGAATGTGCATACCAATGCTGATATCACTGCGGAGTGA
- a CDS encoding ComEC family competence protein translates to MKSLGLTQRLHVSWLLAAAGVGIVIGVISVMRAPYGLFAGWMWLVAGMVLALAALVGARRWLVVVALIGGALIGLWRGSLGQVGLEHYQTLIGQTVRLSGRVLEDPDVDKKEQTVLRLGDIMSNDRRLPGSVWVVTRHNQAIKRSDVVTVRGVLSDGFGAFAARMSRAAVERVTREQPGDVAVGVRDWFAERVRRYVPESEAALGLGFLMGLRRALPLELMTALQVAGLTHVIVASGYNLTILVRLARRLFVRVSKYLAALSAGVMIIGFMAMTGLSPSMSRAGLVASLSLAAWYYGRTIHPLVLLPVAAAMTLLINPQFGWNDLGWQLSFAAFSGVIILAPLLQRYFFGTKPPGVIRQIIGETVSAQIMTLPLLVASFGVISNVALIANVLILPLVPLAMLLTFVVGVCADVSVVAGLVAAPTTWLLQYMVGVATWLAGLDWAQLEVNLSWLWVIITYLVIIGAMWWMRRQTGLRLRESNVVE, encoded by the coding sequence ATGAAGTCTCTCGGCCTCACTCAGCGTTTGCATGTGTCGTGGCTGTTGGCGGCGGCTGGTGTCGGCATCGTCATCGGCGTTATCAGCGTGATGCGAGCGCCGTACGGGTTGTTCGCTGGTTGGATGTGGTTAGTAGCGGGAATGGTATTGGCCCTAGCGGCGCTCGTTGGGGCGCGGCGCTGGCTGGTCGTAGTAGCCTTGATCGGCGGAGCGCTCATTGGACTGTGGCGAGGCAGTCTGGGGCAGGTCGGCCTAGAGCACTATCAAACGCTAATCGGTCAAACGGTGCGGCTGAGCGGGCGGGTACTGGAAGATCCTGATGTCGATAAAAAGGAGCAGACAGTGCTGCGCCTGGGTGATATCATGAGTAATGATCGGCGGCTACCTGGTAGTGTCTGGGTGGTGACGAGACATAACCAGGCGATTAAACGCAGCGACGTGGTCACTGTGCGGGGTGTGCTGAGCGATGGGTTTGGGGCGTTTGCGGCGCGGATGTCGCGGGCAGCGGTTGAACGAGTGACGCGCGAGCAGCCGGGCGACGTGGCAGTGGGCGTGCGTGATTGGTTTGCGGAGCGGGTGCGACGGTACGTGCCGGAGTCGGAGGCGGCGCTGGGCCTCGGGTTCTTGATGGGTTTACGGCGGGCATTGCCGCTGGAATTGATGACGGCGCTGCAGGTCGCAGGCTTGACGCACGTTATCGTGGCCAGCGGCTATAACTTAACAATTTTAGTGCGGCTGGCGCGGCGACTGTTCGTTCGGGTGTCGAAATATCTGGCGGCACTGAGTGCCGGTGTGATGATCATTGGCTTTATGGCGATGACCGGCCTCAGTCCGAGCATGTCGCGGGCCGGGCTGGTGGCGAGCCTCAGCCTAGCCGCGTGGTATTATGGCCGGACGATTCATCCGTTGGTGCTGCTACCAGTCGCTGCGGCGATGACGCTACTTATCAATCCGCAGTTTGGCTGGAATGACCTCGGTTGGCAATTGAGTTTCGCGGCGTTTAGCGGGGTGATTATCCTGGCGCCGCTGCTGCAGCGATACTTTTTTGGTACGAAGCCGCCCGGGGTGATCCGGCAGATTATCGGCGAGACGGTGTCGGCCCAGATCATGACGTTACCGCTGCTGGTAGCGTCGTTTGGTGTGATTAGTAACGTGGCGCTGATCGCGAATGTGCTCATTCTGCCATTGGTGCCGCTGGCGATGCTGCTGACCTTTGTGGTTGGTGTGTGCGCGGATGTGTCGGTGGTGGCTGGACTCGTCGCCGCGCCGACGACGTGGCTGCTCCAGTATATGGTCGGCGTCGCCACGTGGCTGGCAGGGCTGGACTGGGCGCAGCTGGAGGTGAACTTGAGCTGGCTATGGGTAATCATTACCTACCTCGTCATTATCGGGGCAATGTGGTGGATGCGGCGACAGACCGGGCTGCGGCTGCGTGAGAGTAATGTGGTTGAGTAG
- a CDS encoding DUF192 domain-containing protein yields the protein MNAKSASIVQRIIVWVIVLGVLAGVGYGVWAVSRQMNKTYTTVDIGKGTFRVEVADTDETRARGLGGRQELGKSEGMLFVAEKDGDIPIWMKDMRVPIDIIWLDAKKKVVHVKRDVWPDNEPHEVYHTPVPARYVLELPAGSAKEHGIKPGVTARFTTEGKR from the coding sequence ATGAATGCGAAGTCGGCGTCGATAGTGCAGCGGATCATCGTTTGGGTGATCGTACTCGGTGTGCTGGCCGGGGTCGGCTACGGCGTATGGGCGGTGTCGCGCCAGATGAATAAGACGTACACGACTGTTGATATTGGTAAGGGTACATTTCGAGTAGAGGTCGCTGATACGGACGAGACGCGGGCGCGGGGCTTGGGCGGTCGGCAGGAGCTGGGTAAGAGCGAGGGGATGTTGTTCGTGGCCGAGAAAGACGGTGATATACCAATTTGGATGAAGGATATGCGCGTCCCGATTGATATTATCTGGCTAGATGCCAAGAAAAAGGTCGTGCACGTCAAGCGTGATGTCTGGCCTGACAATGAGCCGCATGAGGTATATCACACGCCAGTTCCGGCGCGGTACGTGTTAGAGCTGCCGGCGGGTAGTGCCAAGGAGCATGGTATCAAGCCGGGCGTCACTGCGCGGTTTACGACGGAGGGGAAGCGATGA